A region of the Amycolatopsis sp. cg13 genome:
CCGTGGTCTTGCTCTTCTGAAACGCGGCAACGAACGCAGGCGCGAACTGAGCGTCCGATCTCTTTCCAACGGGGCTAGCCGGAAGCTGTCTCGACTGGGTCCAGCAACGCCAGGCTGTGTCTTGTCGGTGCCCGGCCGCCCCGGATGACAGCTAGTACCGCAGCTTCACGACTCCACGTCGTCCGGTTCGCCAAGCGAGACCCGATGTGGCGCGTCGAACCCGAACAGTTCGTTGGGCGTGCACTCCAGTGCTGTGCACAGCGCCTGCAGAGTCGCCATCTTCACCTGGGCCGGATCCTTCTTGAGCAGCACGTTAACCGACTGAAGGGACAGTTCGAATCCTGCTCGGCGGCTAAGGAGTGCGCGCATTTGGGTTGCGTCCCAGACGCCGCGGGAGGCCGCGACCTGTCGCAGTTGCCACTCGATCTTCACCTGCTGCCGTCCCGCCGTCGTCATGCCACGGCGCTTCACCTCGCCGCCAACCGACGCTCAGTCTTCCCGATGACAGCGGTCAGCGTGTCTCCGCATGTCCGGCGTGTTCAGCAAGCGCAACCGGGAGGGCAGGCGCGACTTGCATTACTCAGGTGCTGCTTTATTTGCTAAGGTGTTAGCTTAGTTGCCGATCGGCTTCACCTCCGTTGGGCCGAGTGGACGTTCCTCCCAGCGAACGTCGGAACGGGGTCCAGTCGAAGTCGTACGACAGCGAGAGGGGCGACATGAAGCGACCCGACGCGGGGCGGTTCAGTCTGGACGAAGCTCCGGAGCTGATCTTTGAGATCCGGTCTGCCGACGGTGCCGAGGCGGTGCGGCTTCGCCTGGAGCAAGCAGAGGCGTTGTGGGAGGTGACCCAATGGCAGGCCCGGAACAGGTCCGCAGATGGGTTGGGCAACGCAGCGTAGGGCGCGTGCGAAGCCCTTACGGCCAGACGGCGGACTGCGAACGGGTGGGCATTGCCGCACAACCAACGGTTCTACGCTTCGCGTGGCTGGGGCGTGTGTCCACACGGGACATGCAGGACCCGACCCTGTCCTTGCCTCGCCAGCTGGGATCGTCGCAACGCTCGCTCCCCGAAGGCGGCCTCATCGTCGCGCACTTCTACGACGTCGAGTCCGGTCGCATGGATCTCGACATTCGCGGAGGCGGGCACGCGCACGAACAGTTCGACCTCACGATCCCGCGTGACGGCGGCATCCAAGACCTGCTCGCCGAGGCCGAGCGGCCTGACCGGCGATTCGACTACGTCATCTGCGAGTCGATCGAGCGCACCGCCCGGCACATGTACTACGGCACGACCATCGAACATCGCTTGGAGAGCGCCGGAGTTCGCCTCCTAGCCGCCGATGAACCCTTTCAGCTGACCACAGTGGATGGTCGAAAGCCCAAGACCGCCACGCAACTCTTGACTCGTCGGGTCAAGCAGAGCATCTCCGAGTTCTACGTCGTAGACATGCTGGAGAAGTCCTGGGACGGTTACGCCACTCATACCGAAGCGGGATACAACATAGGCAAAGCCTGCTACGGCTACCGTGCGCACCACGTGCCACACCCGGTCCCCGCCAAGCGGGCTAAGGGTGTCAAGAAAACGTTCCTTGAAGTCGACCCCGCCCAGGCACCCGCGGTGCGCAAGGCGTACCACTGGCGAATCACCAAACGGCTTGGCTACCAAGCAATCGCAGACCGCCTCAACCTCGACTCCGCCGTCTACCCTCCGCCTGTCCCTGTCGACCCGAGTCGTGCCGTCGGCCGCTGGACCTACTCGAACGTCCGCGACATCCTCACCAATCCCAAGTACACCGGGCACATGGTGTGGAACCGCAAGGGGCGCAAGTCTCGCGGGAACCGCGCCAACCCGATAACGGAATGGATCTGGAGTGCGCAGCCCGTCCACGAACCTCTTGTCACCCTGGACGATTGGCTGCAAGCTCAGGACGTCAGCGGCCACCGCTTCGGTTCTCGCAGCACCGGCAACACGAACGTCAATCATCCCCAGACCAAGCGCAGTTATCTGCTGCGCACTTACCTGTTTTGCGGTGCCTGCGGTCGACGCATGAACGGCAAGACCCGCCGTGGCCACGTCTACTATGTCTGCGCACCGAAAAAGGGATACGTCCCCGAGGGGCACCCCGGCGCGGGAAGCTTCTGGATTCGCGAAGACGCCATCGTCGACAAGCTCAACGAGTTCCTGTCCGCGCACATCTTCGGCACCTATCGCCGGAGCCTGCTCGGAGACGCCGCTCGCGAACTCGGGGCTGTCGCTCAGAAGGAACGCGAGCAACGCATCGACGCCCTGCGTCGCGAGATCAACGACACCGCTCGCATGATCAAGAACGTGGTCCGCAGTTTCGCGCTCTTCGACAAGCCGACCAAGGAACTTGTCGGCGAGATCAATGACGAGCGCAACGAGCTTCACGAACGCAAATCCCAGCTCGAAGCTCAGCTTGCCCAGATCGAAGAGGAGCAGCAACAGGCGACCAATCCGGACCTGCTCGACGCTCTGCCCATGGGCGAGGTTCGGGTCGAGGAGTTGCCCGAAGACGTCGCGCGGCGGCTCTTCGAAGCCCTCCGGCTTGAGCTGCGCTACCAGAAGGGCACCAATCAAATCAAGTGCACAGCCACGTTGATCGGGCCTGCAGTCTCAGCGGCGCAGCATGCTGCCCATGACGCGATCGTGGTGCCGTTCGACCGAAGCAAACGGATTGACCAGCGCAAACATGAGAAAAAGGAGGATGTCATGTCTGACATCTCTCCCGTTCCCATCCTTGTGGTGCCCTCGGCAGGATTCGAACCTGCGACACCTGCCTCCGGAGGGCAGTGCTCTATCCCCTGAGCTACGAGGGCTCGCTTGCGCGAACTGAACAAAGCCTAGCGCATGCCCTCTCACGACCGCGCACAGAGGGTGCTTAGCGCGGTAGCGTCGAACTGTCGACGCGGAGGGAGGCGGCGGTGAGCGCCGAGCCGTTCCAGGTCAGGGTGGCGGACGAGGACATCGACGACGTGCGGGCGCGGTTGCGGCGCACCCGGTGGCCGGAGGCGGAGACCGTCTGCGACTGGTCGCAAGGGGTGCCGCTCGCGTATGCCCAGGAGCTCTGCCGGAGCTGGGCCGAGGACTATGACTTCGGGTTCGCCGCGAGGCTCAACGTCTTCCCGCAGTTCCGCCAGGAGATCGACGGCCTCGGGATTCACTACGTCCACCTCCGCTCGCCGGAGCCGGACGCGTTTCCGCTGGTGATCACGCACGGCTGGCCGGGATCGGTGCTCGAATTCCTCGACATCCTCGGCCCGCTGACCGATCCGCGGGCGCACGGCGGCGATCCGGCGGACGCGTTCCACGTCGTCGCGCCTTCGTTGCCGGGGTACGGCTGGAGCGACAAGCCGAGCCAGGCCGGTTGGGGCGTCCGGAAAATCGCGACCGCCTGGGATCAGTTGATGGTCTCCCTCGGCTACGAGCGGTACGGCGCGCAGGGCGGGGACTGGGGTTCGGCGGTCTCGGGCGCGCTCGGAGAGGTGGCGCCGGAGCGGGTCGCGGGCGTGCACGTCAACATGGCGGCTGCGCCTCAAGGCCAGTTCGAGGACGAGACCGACGAGGAGCGCGACGGCGCGCGGGCGGCGGCCGAGTTCCGGCGCACTGGCCAGGGCTACTCGGGGCAGCAGGGCACGCGTCCGCAAACTCTCGGCTACGGACTCACCGACTCGCCGGCGGGACAGGCGGCCTGGATCGCCGAGAAGTT
Encoded here:
- a CDS encoding helix-turn-helix domain-containing protein — encoded protein: MTTAGRQQVKIEWQLRQVAASRGVWDATQMRALLSRRAGFELSLQSVNVLLKKDPAQVKMATLQALCTALECTPNELFGFDAPHRVSLGEPDDVES
- a CDS encoding alpha/beta fold hydrolase, giving the protein MSAEPFQVRVADEDIDDVRARLRRTRWPEAETVCDWSQGVPLAYAQELCRSWAEDYDFGFAARLNVFPQFRQEIDGLGIHYVHLRSPEPDAFPLVITHGWPGSVLEFLDILGPLTDPRAHGGDPADAFHVVAPSLPGYGWSDKPSQAGWGVRKIATAWDQLMVSLGYERYGAQGGDWGSAVSGALGEVAPERVAGVHVNMAAAPQGQFEDETDEERDGARAAAEFRRTGQGYSGQQGTRPQTLGYGLTDSPAGQAAWIAEKFWAWTDNNGHPEDAVTRQQLLDAISAYWFTASATSSARLYWESFRSFGDLVTAPSGISVYPRDIIRPSRRQAELKYTDLRWFERLPRGGHFAAMEQPASLVEQIRGFFRLVR